The Stenotrophomonas maltophilia sequence CGAGGTCGAAGAGCGCGAACGCGAAACCCTGTCGCGATTGGCCCGGGCCATCGAGTTCCGTGATGCCGGCACCAGTGCCTACCTCGAACGCATGGCCCGCGTGGCCGGGCTGATCGCCGAGCAGCTGGGGCTGCCTGAGGATGACGTCAAGCTGATCGAGATGGCCGCCCCGCTGCACGACATGGGCAAGATCGCCATTCCCGATGCGGTACTGCTCAAGCAGGGCAAGCTCAACGACGAGGAGCTGGCAATCATGCGCCGGCACCCGCGCATCGGCCACGAGCTGCTCAGTGGCAGCCAGAACCGTTTCATCCAGGTGGGCGCGCTCATCGCGCTGCGCCACCACGAGCGCTATGACGGCAGCGGCTATCCCGATGGCCTGGTCGGCGAGGCGATCCCGCTGGAAGCGCGGATCGTTGCTGTCGCCGACGTCTTCGACGCACTGATCTCGCCCCGTCCGTACAAGGAAGCATGGACCATGGAAGCCACACTGGCTTATCTGTACGCCCAGCGTGGGCGACTGTTCGATCCACGCTGCGTGGATGCGCTGATGCGCGGCCGTGAGCAGCTGGACCAGATCTGCGCCGAGCATTCGATGGCGTCCGCACGCCCGGGGCTGGGCGCGTGAAACGCCTGTTGTCGCGGCTGCGGCTGCGCCTGTCCCAGCGGCAGGACAGTGAGCACGGCCAGCAGATTGTCCGTATCGTCCTGATCAGCCTGATCCTTGCCTACGTGCTGTTGCCGGCGCCGCGCCACGATCTGCCGCATGGGCAGTACGTGGGTGTGCTGGCGATCGTGCTGACCGGATTGAGCCTGTCCCTGCTGCTGTTCGGTTGGTTGCTGTGGCGGCCGGCACGTTCCGACGCGCGCCGCGTGCTGGGCATGCTGGC is a genomic window containing:
- a CDS encoding response regulator, yielding MQGASVRSSRISSPADDPAWSRNQAEYALNIVIVDDQTSARTMLRHVIEDIAPELSVYDFGDPLTALAWCEAHPVDLLLLDYRMPEMDGLEFARRFRRLPKHRDIPVILITVVGDEPIRQAALEAGVIDFLVKPIRPRELRARCYNLLQLRQQTENVKQRALSLEQRLLASMHEVEERERETLSRLARAIEFRDAGTSAYLERMARVAGLIAEQLGLPEDDVKLIEMAAPLHDMGKIAIPDAVLLKQGKLNDEELAIMRRHPRIGHELLSGSQNRFIQVGALIALRHHERYDGSGYPDGLVGEAIPLEARIVAVADVFDALISPRPYKEAWTMEATLAYLYAQRGRLFDPRCVDALMRGREQLDQICAEHSMASARPGLGA